Sequence from the Bacillus thuringiensis genome:
TCTATTCGTGTTATATATGAAAGGAGGAGGGGGATGGAGATTGAAGAAATATATAAGATTTATATAAACGATGTGTATCGGTATTTATTTTCCCTTTCTCGTAGCCATCATGTAGCGGAGGACTTGATGCAGGAGACTTTTTATCGTGCGTATCTTTATCTAGAAGACTATGAAAACCAAAAGGTAAAATCATGGCTTTTTAAAGTAGCATATCATACGTTTATTGATTTTATTAGGAAAGAGAAAAAAGTATCTTTTGTAGGAACGGAGGAATTAGAGGCAATTCAAGCAGGTGAATCTACAGAAGAGTATGTAGTCGCAAAAAATAGTTACGAAAAATTAATTCAGATTATTCATACTTTACCTATGGTAGAGGCACAAGCTGTTTTATTATGTGATGTACATGAATTAACGTACGAAGAGGGTGCTTCTGTATTAGATTTAAAGTTAAACACATATAAAAGTCACATATTTCGCGGGAGAAAGAGATTAAAAGAATTGTTAAAGGAGGAAAAGAGTCAAAATGACAAATGATAAACCTCATTCTGAACAAGATGATTATAAAGAATTGTTACAAGAAGCTCTTCATCAAAGGCCGGATTCCCTTTCTAATGGAAAACAGGAGCAAGTGTTGAAAATAGGAAAAAAAAGAGCGCGTATTACGAATGTATTAATTGTATTTACTTTTTTATTACTGATTCAACCTATTTTATATATATCTACACTCTTATATTATACATTGGCACCTACAAACGCAATGGAGATACGGAATGTAGTAAATCAAACGTTAAGTGTAACAGAACCAAATGTATTTCTGAAAGATAGGGACATGGAGCAATCATTGTTACCGCTTAGTTTACAATTGCATTTTGATTTGTATAAAAGGGTAGGGAAGAAAGATATTCGAATAGGAGAAGAGAAAACAGATTATGTATTTAGTAGAGCAACGAGAGTAAGCCGTGAATATACAACAGATGAAAAAATTCCAGAAATCCCGTATATAGATAACGAGGTATTGTCTCATCCTAATAATTATAATGCGTCCTATAATAGTAGCGAAGAAGCGCAGGTATTAAAGGGTCTTCCGCAAGAATCTGTAGTAGAAGCATTTGTATCTTTTAGAGAATTATTAAGTGTACAAGAGGTAACGAATATGTTTCCTACTATTGATATTGTGTGGTATGCAGTTAATACAGGATTAGAGGAGAAGCAAACGAATGACGATGGTATGTATGTTGCCCCGGTTGGCTTTCCATCAGATATGATTTCAAGGCCAAGTGGTGCTTTTGTAAGTGATTCACCTCATGAGGAACAATTTATTGATGTGTTAAAGTCATTACAGAATCATGAAAATTTAGCAGTGAAGCTATCTAGAGCGAAAGTATTAGAGTTGTCAAAGCGTATTTCTTTCCTTGAAAGAAATGGGGTAAAAACATATGGGGCAGTTGTAACAGGACCTAAAGCAGAAGTTGAAAAATTGATGAGCCACGAAAAAGTTAGAAAATTGAAAGTAGGTGAAGCGAGGTTATGGAATTGGCATTCTTAAAAAAAAGAAAAAATCATATTTATAAACAGGAAAAGTGGATGGGGATTATTTCATTAATTATTGCCTTTCTAGCGTTATTGTATTTGAACATTATATTGCTTATTCAAGAAACATTTATAGGTAAAGGTTTTCTTCAAATAGTTGGTATTGGATTAGTGTGCTCAGTCGTAGGTATGATTACAAAAAGCAAAAGTCGGAAATATGCATTGTGGGCATGTAGTTTATATCTTTTTATGCTACTGTTTTCTATAGTTGGATTTATGTTAGGTTGGATGATAAGCTTTGGGCCATAAAAATGTGGGAAAGAGCGAATGTAGATTCGCTCTTTTTTATGTACAAAAAGTAAAGTAGATAAGGGAAGAATCTATCGAATTTGAATAAGGGGTACTATACTATTAGGTTGTGGTTTTATTGATGCATCTTCTGCTCAAGTGTATA
This genomic interval carries:
- a CDS encoding sigma-70 family RNA polymerase sigma factor, whose amino-acid sequence is MEIEEIYKIYINDVYRYLFSLSRSHHVAEDLMQETFYRAYLYLEDYENQKVKSWLFKVAYHTFIDFIRKEKKVSFVGTEELEAIQAGESTEEYVVAKNSYEKLIQIIHTLPMVEAQAVLLCDVHELTYEEGASVLDLKLNTYKSHIFRGRKRLKELLKEEKSQNDK
- a CDS encoding anti-sigma factor; its protein translation is MTNDKPHSEQDDYKELLQEALHQRPDSLSNGKQEQVLKIGKKRARITNVLIVFTFLLLIQPILYISTLLYYTLAPTNAMEIRNVVNQTLSVTEPNVFLKDRDMEQSLLPLSLQLHFDLYKRVGKKDIRIGEEKTDYVFSRATRVSREYTTDEKIPEIPYIDNEVLSHPNNYNASYNSSEEAQVLKGLPQESVVEAFVSFRELLSVQEVTNMFPTIDIVWYAVNTGLEEKQTNDDGMYVAPVGFPSDMISRPSGAFVSDSPHEEQFIDVLKSLQNHENLAVKLSRAKVLELSKRISFLERNGVKTYGAVVTGPKAEVEKLMSHEKVRKLKVGEARLWNWHS